In Sphingobacterium zeae, one genomic interval encodes:
- a CDS encoding RNA polymerase sigma-70 factor, producing MGPEEKLFRTYYRGLCHFAWKIVRESTTAEDLVQEAFVTFFKDQQRIEQSEAFVRNYLYTAVRFSCLKHLRHEKVKEKYWARVEFNEEDGHSVERSIIHTEVINEIYRIIAQMPFSCQQIFKMGYLDGLSNLEITEKLQISVNTVKTQKQRGMKILMDKLHPEFLPFIIFLLK from the coding sequence ATGGGCCCAGAAGAGAAATTATTTAGAACGTATTATAGGGGTTTGTGCCATTTTGCTTGGAAAATTGTGCGGGAATCTACGACTGCGGAGGATTTGGTACAAGAAGCATTTGTCACATTCTTCAAAGATCAACAACGAATTGAACAATCCGAAGCATTTGTACGAAACTATTTGTATACGGCTGTTCGATTTTCTTGTTTAAAGCATTTACGGCATGAAAAAGTAAAGGAAAAGTATTGGGCTCGGGTTGAGTTCAACGAGGAAGATGGGCATTCGGTTGAGCGTTCCATTATTCATACCGAAGTGATTAATGAAATTTACCGGATTATTGCTCAAATGCCTTTTTCTTGTCAACAGATTTTTAAGATGGGTTATTTAGATGGGCTGTCGAATCTTGAGATCACAGAAAAACTTCAAATCAGCGTAAATACGGTTAAAACGCAAAAACAAAGGGGCATGAAAATTTTGATGGATAAGCTGCACCCCGAGTTTTTACCCTTTATTATTTTTTTATTAAAATAA
- a CDS encoding FecR family protein encodes MKANTNYITKLINKLLRGQETIADRDAIEQWRKSDKNNDELLESFRDAKNIEEDLIFLDNLDEDGAWRNIQESTQRIKKHYNPILRVAASLVVLMGMSLFYIFHQKGKVSEKVAIISPVKGDIQPAKSGALLVLADGSIMPLEKSNKAVDPKIVALTNKANIDQINHAQAVAEIQFNTLVVPKGNFYKLNLEDGTQVWVNANSQLKFPVKFKENERRVMLEGEAYFEVAHEADRPFVVESRGSEVKVLGTHFNINAYSSNVRTTLSSGRVQVSHLGNVIVLEPGEYANLKGELLSKGKADLDHDLSWHNNQFYFKKETIVEIASTLSKWYDVQVRFKKDVALDKVYNGNFKRDVTLSEVLEMLTYVCDLKFELHGKELIVENK; translated from the coding sequence ATGAAAGCTAATACCAATTACATAACCAAACTCATTAATAAATTGCTTCGTGGTCAAGAAACCATAGCAGATCGGGATGCTATTGAACAGTGGCGGAAATCTGACAAAAATAACGATGAATTGCTTGAAAGCTTTCGGGATGCAAAAAATATTGAGGAGGATCTTATCTTTTTAGATAATCTGGACGAAGATGGTGCTTGGCGTAATATTCAGGAGAGTACTCAGAGAATTAAGAAACATTATAATCCTATTCTCCGTGTGGCAGCTAGTCTTGTCGTATTGATGGGTATGTCACTCTTTTATATTTTTCATCAGAAGGGTAAAGTTTCGGAGAAAGTTGCAATTATCAGTCCAGTGAAGGGCGATATACAACCGGCAAAGTCCGGAGCTTTGCTTGTTTTGGCTGATGGATCAATTATGCCATTGGAGAAGTCTAACAAAGCAGTTGATCCGAAAATAGTAGCCTTAACGAATAAAGCTAACATTGACCAAATCAATCACGCTCAAGCAGTGGCTGAAATACAATTTAATACATTGGTTGTTCCTAAAGGCAATTTTTATAAATTAAATTTAGAAGATGGAACTCAGGTTTGGGTAAATGCTAACTCTCAGCTTAAATTTCCTGTAAAATTTAAAGAAAATGAGCGTCGCGTTATGCTAGAGGGCGAGGCTTATTTCGAAGTCGCTCATGAAGCTGATCGTCCTTTTGTAGTGGAGTCTAGAGGAAGCGAGGTAAAGGTATTAGGTACACATTTCAATATTAACGCCTATAGTAGTAATGTTCGTACGACATTATCCTCCGGAAGAGTTCAAGTCAGCCATTTAGGCAATGTTATTGTTCTTGAACCTGGAGAGTATGCAAATCTGAAAGGTGAACTTCTCAGTAAAGGGAAAGCAGATCTGGATCACGATCTTTCATGGCATAATAATCAGTTTTATTTTAAGAAAGAAACGATTGTTGAGATTGCTTCTACGCTGTCTAAATGGTACGATGTCCAAGTTCGATTTAAGAAAGATGTTGCACTCGATAAAGTGTATAACGGTAATTTTAAACGCGATGTTACGTTATCTGAAGTTTTGGAAATGTTGACTTACGTCTGCGATTTGAAATTCGAGCTTCATGGAAAAGAATTAATTGTCGAAAACAAATAG
- a CDS encoding SusC/RagA family TonB-linked outer membrane protein: MKISTCLLFAFVTGVQANGIAQKVTLKMKNARIEEALNAISKQSNLQLFYGENVDSKLRVNVNLKNASVEEALNSVLRNNHIDYKIIANTISVNGDEGGRFEFNTQQQVVSGTVKSQDGKGLSGATVTVKGTSISTQTDDIGHFKINASSSAVLVVRYVGFGTKEIPVDGKSSVNVVLTADDLKLKEVNVVATGYQNLDRKLFTGASSKIDAKEAERAGVPDISRMLEGQAAGVSVQNVSGTFGAAPKIRVRGATSLTGDNKPLWVIDGVILDEAVNISNEALSTGDANTLLGSSVAGLNPDDIESITVLKDAAATAMYGAAAMNGVVVVNTKKGRNTEGVVNFNYSGNFTTYIKPNYSQFDIMNSAQQMQLIIDMENKGYLNHSQVSRSPTGGVFNKMYNLMYQYNPATDSFDLRNDAPSRYDFLQRYTNVNTDWFDLLFKQSLVHDHSLSMSTGTTKSQTYASTSFMNDSGFTIGNSAKRFTGNIRNNYKISDKLSTEFIFQSNIRDQRTPGTLNRVSDAVFGTYSRDFDINPYSYSLNTSRIITPYDENGNLEYFNRDYAPFNILNEIDNNYIKLKLMDIKVQGGITYKILPSLTYSANGMYRYYNSERQHTITENANLSKAYRANGDQTVNAGNRFLYADPDFPNTDKYVLLPNGGFFNVANNNMISYYMRHNLEYNQKWNDHSLNLFGTYELQYADKQNHDFNGPGIEYDNGNLVMPTYRYYKYAIESGNVPFGMAYNYDRKLAYAVRGAYNYKDKYSLNFTTRYDGSNKMGHTSVARWLPTWNISGAWDIDQENFFNKDSNILSHVRLRGTYGLVANMGNASNSSAVFYNAVAYRPYESEKEGKINISGLENSELTWEKMYELNVGTDLSFLKNRIDLNVDYYKRNIFDLIGPIRTSGIGGQFEKYGNYADMKSHGVDIQIGGYPFKDPQGFTWRTQFTFGYNRTEITKLNVTRNIWDLVSAEGGAKLGNPHRGLYSIDFDKLNARSGYPMFIGTDGTPGTTYFWLQDNETDFLKYEGPVDPTIAGGYYNRVEYKNFSFSFLLKFAFGNKVRLQPSYSSSYLDMYNVSKDLVNRFIFHGDEYLTVIPSTLDPLSAEFDVKNFLGERNAANYTYNAYNYSSERVAKGDYIRLSQLSIGYNVPKELVSRIKFRTAQFNLVGNNLWLLHADRKLNGVDPEFYSNGGVALPVPKQITLSVKLGF, encoded by the coding sequence ATGAAAATTAGTACCTGCCTTCTTTTTGCCTTTGTGACCGGAGTTCAAGCCAACGGCATTGCACAGAAAGTTACTTTAAAGATGAAAAATGCAAGGATTGAAGAGGCGTTGAACGCGATCTCCAAACAATCTAATTTGCAATTATTTTATGGGGAAAACGTTGATTCTAAGTTAAGGGTCAATGTGAACTTAAAAAATGCTTCGGTAGAAGAAGCATTAAATTCTGTCTTGCGCAATAATCACATTGATTATAAGATTATTGCGAATACTATTTCAGTAAATGGTGATGAGGGCGGTCGTTTCGAATTTAATACGCAGCAACAGGTTGTTTCTGGTACTGTTAAAAGTCAAGATGGCAAAGGATTGAGTGGAGCTACAGTAACCGTAAAAGGCACTTCTATTTCAACACAGACTGATGATATAGGACATTTTAAAATTAATGCTTCTTCATCGGCTGTTTTGGTAGTGCGGTACGTTGGGTTTGGCACCAAAGAAATTCCCGTGGATGGCAAGTCAAGCGTGAATGTGGTGCTTACGGCTGATGACCTTAAGTTAAAGGAGGTTAATGTTGTTGCTACAGGTTACCAAAATTTGGACCGTAAATTATTCACTGGAGCATCATCCAAAATCGACGCTAAGGAAGCTGAGCGTGCCGGTGTTCCAGATATTTCTAGGATGCTGGAAGGGCAAGCGGCAGGTGTCTCTGTGCAAAACGTCTCTGGTACATTTGGTGCGGCTCCGAAAATCCGGGTTCGTGGGGCAACTTCCTTAACGGGAGATAATAAACCTTTATGGGTGATCGACGGGGTTATTTTGGATGAGGCTGTCAATATCTCTAACGAAGCATTATCCACTGGTGATGCAAATACCTTACTCGGGTCCTCTGTAGCGGGCTTGAATCCTGATGATATTGAGTCGATCACGGTATTGAAAGATGCCGCTGCAACAGCGATGTATGGTGCGGCAGCGATGAACGGGGTCGTCGTGGTGAATACGAAGAAAGGACGTAATACTGAGGGAGTTGTTAACTTTAATTATTCAGGCAACTTTACAACCTATATAAAACCCAATTATAGCCAGTTCGATATCATGAATTCTGCGCAACAGATGCAATTAATTATTGATATGGAAAATAAAGGCTACTTGAATCATTCGCAAGTCTCCCGTTCTCCTACAGGCGGAGTCTTTAATAAGATGTATAATCTCATGTATCAGTATAATCCAGCTACGGATTCTTTTGATCTGAGAAATGATGCTCCTTCACGCTATGATTTTTTACAGCGTTATACGAATGTCAATACCGACTGGTTTGATTTATTATTTAAACAGTCTCTGGTTCATGATCATTCTTTAAGTATGTCTACCGGGACTACCAAGAGCCAAACGTATGCTTCTACGAGTTTTATGAACGATTCCGGTTTTACAATAGGTAATAGCGCGAAACGGTTTACAGGCAATATTAGAAACAATTATAAAATTAGTGATAAACTAAGTACGGAATTCATTTTTCAAAGTAATATCCGCGATCAACGGACACCAGGTACTTTAAATAGAGTTTCAGATGCTGTTTTCGGGACTTACTCGCGTGATTTTGATATTAATCCTTACTCTTATTCTCTTAATACTAGCCGTATCATCACTCCTTATGATGAAAACGGAAACTTGGAATATTTCAATCGAGATTATGCCCCTTTTAATATCTTAAATGAAATTGATAATAACTATATCAAACTTAAATTGATGGATATCAAGGTGCAGGGGGGGATAACTTACAAAATTCTACCTTCCTTAACCTATTCTGCAAATGGAATGTACCGTTATTATAATTCAGAAAGACAGCATACGATAACAGAAAATGCAAATTTGTCGAAAGCATATCGGGCAAATGGCGATCAAACCGTTAATGCGGGAAATCGCTTTTTATATGCCGATCCGGATTTTCCGAATACAGATAAATATGTTCTATTGCCTAATGGAGGATTTTTTAATGTCGCTAACAATAATATGATTAGCTATTACATGCGACATAATTTAGAGTATAATCAAAAATGGAATGATCATAGTTTAAATTTATTTGGAACCTATGAATTGCAGTATGCCGATAAGCAAAACCATGATTTTAATGGCCCAGGCATCGAATATGATAATGGAAATCTCGTTATGCCTACTTATCGGTATTATAAGTATGCTATTGAAAGTGGAAATGTACCCTTCGGAATGGCCTACAATTACGATCGAAAGTTAGCTTATGCAGTCCGTGGAGCTTATAATTATAAAGATAAATACTCTTTGAACTTTACCACACGATATGATGGCTCCAATAAAATGGGACACACAAGCGTCGCACGGTGGTTGCCAACCTGGAATATATCGGGAGCCTGGGATATTGATCAAGAGAATTTTTTTAACAAGGATAGTAATATTCTTTCTCATGTACGTTTGCGCGGTACATATGGCCTAGTCGCCAATATGGGGAATGCTTCAAACTCATCTGCAGTGTTTTATAATGCCGTGGCTTATCGGCCGTACGAGTCAGAAAAAGAGGGGAAGATTAATATCAGCGGTTTAGAAAATTCGGAGCTGACTTGGGAAAAAATGTATGAGCTCAATGTTGGTACCGATTTGAGTTTCTTAAAGAACCGAATAGATCTGAATGTTGATTATTACAAAAGGAATATTTTTGATCTGATTGGTCCTATCCGAACCTCAGGAATAGGAGGTCAATTTGAGAAATATGGTAATTACGCGGATATGAAAAGCCACGGTGTGGATATTCAAATTGGAGGTTATCCATTTAAAGATCCGCAAGGCTTTACATGGAGAACGCAATTTACATTTGGGTACAATAGAACCGAAATTACTAAGCTGAATGTTACCAGAAATATTTGGGACTTGGTGTCCGCGGAGGGGGGAGCTAAACTTGGAAATCCGCATCGCGGATTATACTCCATTGATTTCGATAAGCTTAATGCGAGAAGCGGTTATCCGATGTTCATTGGTACTGACGGTACGCCCGGAACGACCTATTTTTGGCTTCAAGATAATGAAACAGATTTCTTGAAATATGAAGGACCAGTAGATCCGACCATAGCCGGTGGTTATTATAACCGAGTGGAATATAAAAATTTCAGTTTTTCTTTTTTACTGAAATTTGCTTTTGGTAATAAGGTCAGATTACAACCTAGTTATTCATCGTCTTACTTGGATATGTACAATGTATCGAAAGATCTCGTAAATCGCTTTATTTTTCATGGGGATGAATATTTAACCGTAATCCCGTCGACACTTGATCCTTTGTCCGCCGAATTCGATGTTAAGAACTTTTTAGGCGAAAGGAATGCTGCTAATTACACGTATAATGCTTATAACTATTCATCTGAACGAGTGGCTAAAGGTGATTATATCCGTTTGTCTCAACTTTCTATAGGCTACAACGTACCCAAGGAATTGGTGTCACGTATAAAATTCAGGACTGCTCAATTTAATCTAGTGGGCAATAATTTATGGCTATTACATGCTGATAGGAAATTGAATGGCGTGGATCCAGAGTTTTACAGCAATGGAGGTGTCGCTCTTCCAGTGCCTAAGCAAATTACATTATCGGTGAAGTTAGGATTCTAA